A window of the Oryza brachyantha chromosome 5, ObraRS2, whole genome shotgun sequence genome harbors these coding sequences:
- the LOC102706104 gene encoding E3 ubiquitin-protein ligase ORTHRUS 2-like, whose protein sequence is MPDLPCDGDGVCMLCHAAAPPEVDLLRCSTCATPWHSPCLSNPPALADAARWTCPDCSADAPPPAPAPLAAGGAGQLVAAIRAIECDHTLSDQDKARRRQELLGGTAPADTDADDDEGDDVLEAIGKNFSCAFCMKLPERPVTTPCGHNFCLKCFQKWINSGKRTCGKCRAQIPAKMAEQPRINSALVSVIRMAKVSKNANSAVSAAACHYIRNDDRPDKAFTTERAKRAGKANASSGQIFVTIPPDHFGPILAENDPRRNMGVRVGETWEDRLECRQWGAHFPHVAGIAGQSTYGAQSVALSGGYVDDEDHGEWFLYTGSGGRDLSGNKRTNKEQSSDQKFEKLNAALRISCLNGYPVRVVRSHKEKRSSYAPERGVRYDGVYRIEKCWRKISVQGTFKVCRYLFVRCDNEPAPWTSDIYGDRPRPLPKVAELKGATDISERKGTPSWNFDDKEGWKWVKPPPISRKPNLSGDPETDKQIRRVVRRAQMSVAERLLKEFGCSICKQVMKEPLTTPCAHNFCKTCLLGAYDSQSSIRERSRGGRTLRAQKVVKKCPSCPTDICDFLANPQINREMMGLIESLQKKAVEEGDNKTSSDGSNGAESSGDDENTEALEKEEDESSLNDEDDGDRHEKTGGLLIVDSDAKDDGEVVKKSKGEDEKGQGDKKTKDSADAVVDIAVEEKQMEGSKKAENKQGGGQQARKRKGNAETVATNGGKRMKTAAGGGDDMETVVEEDGPLNGGTPMKRSRKSGEVDAKGSGGSPVASSPRRVTRSSAKAGEADGSPATRTRRASRADTGAL, encoded by the exons TGACCTCCCctgcgacggcgatggcgtctGCATGCtctgccacgccgccgcccctcccgaGGTCGACCTCCTCCGATGCTCCACCTGCGCAACCCCCTGGCACTCCCCCTGCCTCTCCAACCCACctgccctcgccgacgccgcccgctGGACCTGCCCCGACTGCTCCGCCGACGCCCCGCCCCCGGCCCCtgctcccctcgccgccgggggTGCCGGCCaactcgtcgccgccatccgcGCCATCGAGTGCGACCACACCCTCTCCGACCAGGACAaggcacgccgccgccaggagCTTCTCGGTGGAACCGCGCCCGCCGACACCGACGCCGACGATGACGAGGGGGACGACGTGCTCGAGGCTATCGGCAAAAACTTCAGCTGCGCCTTCTGCATGAAGCTTCCCGAACGCCCCGTCACC ACGCCATGTGGCCATAACTTTTGCCTGAAGTGCTTCCAGAAATGGATTAACAGCGGAAAAAGAACATGTGGTAAATGCCGGGCACAAATACCAGCAAAAATGGCAGAGCAACCGAGAATCAACTCAGCATTAGTTTCAGTTATCCGTATGGCTAAGGTTTCAAAAAATGCCAACTCAGCTGTCTCAGCAGCTGCATGTCATTACATACGAAATGATGACAGACCCGACAAGGCTTTTACAACTGAAAGGGCTAAGAGAGCTGGAAAAGCTAATGCTTCAAGTGGCCAGATCTTTGTGACTATCCCACCCGACCATTTTGGTCCCATTCTTGCAGAGAATGACCCCAGAAGAAACATGGGTGTTCGAGTTGGCGAGACATGGGAAGACAGACTTGAATGCAGGCAATGGGGTGCTCATTTTCCTCATGTGGCTGGTATTGCTGGCCAGTCCACATATGGTGCTCAGTCAGTAGCCCTCTCGGGTGGGTATGTTGATGATGAGGACCATGGCGAATGGTTTCTATATACTGGAAG TGGTGGAAGAGATCTAAGTGGGAACAAGCGTACAAACAAGGAGCAGTCCTCAGACCAGAAATTTGAGAAGCTGAATGCTGCTCTTCGTATTAGTTGCCTAAATGGTTATCCTGTCAGGGTTGTGCG GTCCCACAAGGAGAAGCGTTCTTCATATGCTCCTGAACGTGGTGTGAGGTATGATGGAGTTTATAGGATTGAGAAATGTTGGAGGAAGATTAGTGTTCAG GGTACATTCAAGGTTTGCAGGTATCTATTTGTACGTTGTGACAATGAACCAGCTCCTTGGACCAG TGATATTTACGGTGACCGTCCGAGGCCACTACCCAAGGTTGCTGAGCTGAAAGGTGCAACAGACATATCAGAGAGGAAAGGAACTCCTTCATGGAACTTTGAT GATAAAGAAGGCTGGAAGTGGGTAAAGCCTCCACCAATCAGCAGGAAGCCTAATCTATCAGGGGATCCTGAGACTGACAAGCAAATTCGGAGGGTTGTAAGGCGTGCTCAGATGTCTGTGGCTGAAAGGCTGCTGAAAG AGTTTGGATGTTCCATTTGCAAGCAGGTGATGAAGGAGCCACTTACTACTCCCTGTGCTCACAACTTCTGCAAGACATGTTTACTTGGGGCATATGACAGCCAATCATCTATAAGGGAGAGAAGCCGGGGTGGCCGTACTCTAAGGGCACAGAAGGTTGTAAAGAAGTGCCCTTCCTGTCCAACTGATATTTGTGACTTCCTAGCGAATCCACAG ATAAATCGAGAAATGATGGGTCTAATTGAGTCCTTGCAAAAGAAAGCTGTTGAAGAAGGCGATAACAAGACAAGCTCAGATGGTAGCAATGGGGCTGAGTCGTCTGGAGATGATGAAAACACCGAAGCTTTAGAGAAGGAAGAGGACGAAAGCAGCTTGAATGACGAAGATGATGGTGATAGGCATGAAAAGACTGGGGGCCTCCTTATTGTTGATTCGGATGCTAAGGATGATGGAGAAGTTGTCAAGAAGAGCAAAGGAGAGGACGAGAAAGGACAAGGTGACAAGAAGACCAAGGACAGTGCTGATGCGGTGGTGGACATTGCAGTCGAAGAGAAACAGATGGAGGGCTCTAAGAAGGCTGAGAACAAGCAGGGAGGTGGTCAGCAGGCAAGGAAGCGTAAGGGGAATGCTGAGACTGTCGCCACCAATGGTGGTAAAAGGATGAAAAccgctgctggtggtggtgatgataTGGAGACAGTGGTGGAAGAAGATGGTCCCCTGAATGGAGGCACTCCTATGAAGAGGAGCAGGAAGAGTGGTGAGGTGGATGCTAAAGGCAGCGGCGGTAGCCCTGTTGCGAGCAGCCCTCGCAGGGTGACGAGGAGCAGCGCAAAGGCTGGTGAAGCCGATGGTAGCCCTGCGACAAGGACCAGGAGGGCTAGCCGGGCTGATACAGGTGCTCTCTGA
- the LOC102706843 gene encoding protein MEI2-like 3, translating into MVIASGAIDRRHLSPFAPASDSSSSFFSQDLVPTERQVGFWNSESMVDQKGSKSVFASPLEKIHPNGANHAGGLETPGGQAFKGLDILSLSNLMGQENASGSPSISWDEILTNPISKLGLSTRKSAFVEPATADQHLPGYGKGLSSSSLSEVFNAREIASGVLCQSAGPHTSICNGDEPLESMEEIEAQTIGDLLPDDDDDLISGIADGFEFTGLSTNQDDADEDIFCTGGGMELENNDSIKGDKVQDGSFKSQFSAGHFINKQSSRTLVVRNITANIEDSDLTVLFEQYGDICMLNTTFKYHGFVTVSYYDIRAAQSAMKALHAKPLGMMKLNVQFSTPKENVPNKDIDKGVLVVSNIDSSISNDDLHQIFSVYGDVKEISSSAISCTKKFVEFYDVRAAEEALHDLNKGDIPGPKFKVELNQHGEARSCLRQQHDRDWKQHDLPHQPKNSSPGTIGKLGSKFQENSALHNLFSPVNPQLESPTQCISTTCPQMLSSPIGIKSTLKHNNQAPIGDFSGSLGQGNFGHGIQTLHSRSLPEHHNSICNSSKSITVSGRNANSRQDGMDSNIHKVGSAGFCGRSFGRNNEAFGFTEIRSCPHHGHHYNWSHTNVFPQSPSAPILWSNLQHPMRMNSYAGVPPHMLNTGTHPMDQHHLGSAPENGGSFGNMHSFHPGSLGSIGLHGSPQLYPSEFSVFASNGGHFREAMFSPVGTGFPSLQHMCHAINDQNPLIHVSTSYDATNDRMRSRRHDGNAAQSENKRQFELDIDRIGKGEDSRTTLMIKNIPNKYNCKLLLAVIDENHRGTYDFIYLPIDFKNKCNVGYAFINMTDPQHIIPFYKTFNGKKWEKFNSEKVASLAYARIQGRSALIAHFQNSSLMNEDKWCRPMLFHKDGPNAGDQEPFPVGNNVRSRAGRNRSVISLDAKDGNPSTSPNQETNSHSVGNAESDLGANLNH; encoded by the exons ATGGTGATAGCTTCTGGAGCCATTGACAGGAGGCACCTGTCGCCGTTCGCCCCAGCGTCAGACTCGTCGTCTTCATTCTTCTCCCAGGACCTTGTCCCCACAGAG AGGCAAGTTGGATTTTGGAATTCGGAGTCAATGGTGGACCAGAAAG GGAGCAAGTCAGTTTTTGCTTCTCCACTTGAAAAGATCCATCCCAATGGAGCAAATCATGCAGGAGGTCTGGAGACTCCAGGAGGTCAAGCCTTCAAGGGCCTGGACATCCTTAGCCTCAGCAATTTGATGGGGCAAGAAAATGCTTCAGGTTCACCATCAATTTCTTGGGATGAGATCCTCACAAACCCCATATCAAAGCTTGGCTTGTCGACAAGAAAGTCAGCTTTTGTTGAACCAGCTACTGCTGATCAGCATCTGCCTGGTTATGGGAAGGGACTTTCATCCAGCTCCCTCTCTGAAGTATTCAATG CGAGAGAAATAGCAAGTGGTGTTCTTTGTCAATCTGCTGGGCCACATACCTCCATCTGCAATGGTGATGAGCCTCTAGAATCTATGGAAGAGATAGAGGCTCAAACTATTGGAGATCTGCTtcctgatgatgatgatgatttaaTATCGGGAATTGCCGATGGCTTTGAATTTACTGGCCTGTCCACCAATCAGGATGATGCTGATGAAGATATATTCTGCACTGGAGGAGGGATGGAACTTGAAAACAATGATTCCATCAAAGGTGACAAAGTTCAGGATGGATCCTTCAAGAGCCAATTTTCTGCAGGACATTTCATCAATAAACAATCCTCCCGAACTCTTGTAGTCAGAAATATCACTGCTAACATCGAGGATTCTGATCTAACTGTTCTGTTTGAG CAATATGGGGACATATGCATGCTCAACACCACCTTCAAGTATCATGGGTTTGTAACAGTGTCTTACTATGACATAAGAGCAGCACAAAGCGCAATGAAAGCACTCCATGCCAAGCCCTTGGGGATGATGAAACTTAATGTGCAGTTTTCCACTCCTAAG GAAAATGTTCCAAACAAGGATATTGATAAGGGAGTATTGGTGGTATCTAACATTGATTCGTCCATCTCCAATGATGATCTTCACCAAATATTCAGTGTTTATGGTGATGTGAAGGAG ATTTCCAGCTCTGCTATAAGCTGCACTAAGAAGTTTGTAGAGTTCTATGATGTTAGAGCAGCCGAAGAAGCACTACATGACCTTAATAAGGGTGATATTCCAGGTCCAAAGTTCAAGGTTGAACTTAACCAACATGGAGAGGCAAGATCTTG CTTGAGGCAGCAACATGATAGAGATTGGAAGCAACACGATTTGCCTCACCAACCTAAAAACTCTTCACCTGGGACCATTG GAAAGTTGGGCAGCAAATTTCAGGAGAACAGTGCccttcataatttattttctccaGTTAACCCACAACTAGAGAGCCCAACCCAGTGCATCTCTACTACTTGTCCTCAAATGCTATCGTCACCTATCGGAATTAAATCAACACTTAAGCACAATAATCAAGCTCCTATTGGTGATTTTAGTGGCTCACTTGGTCAAGGAAACTTTGGACATGGAATACAGACCCTCCACTCACGCTCATTGCCAGAGCATCACAACAGCATTTGTAATAGCTCAAAGTCCATAACAGTAAGTGGGAGGAATGCAAACTCTAGACAAGATGGAATGGATAGCAATATCCATAAGGTGGGCTCTGCTGGTTTTTGTGGCCGTTCTTTTGGTCGAAATAATGAAG CATTTGGCTTTACTGAAATCAGAAGTTGCCCTCATCATGGACATCACTACAACTGGAGTCATACAAATGTTTTTCCACAAAGCCCCTCAGCTCCAATATTGTGGTCGAACTTGCAGCACCCAATGCGCATGAACAGTTATGCTGGCGTTCCACCTCACATGCTTAACACAGGTACTCATCCTATGGACCAGCATCACTTGGGTTCAGCTCCTGAGAATGGAGGCAGTTTCGGAAATATGCACTCTTTTCATCCAGGATCTCTTGGAAGCATAGGATTGCATGGTAGCCCTCAGTTATATCCATCAGAATTCTCTGTCTTTGCATCCAACGGAGGACACTTTAGGGAGGCTATGTTCTCCCCAGTTGGTACTGGATTTCCATCCCTTCAGCATATGTGCCATGCAATCAATGATCAAAACCCTTTGATCCATGTTTCCACTTCATACGATGCTACTAATGATCGGATGAGGAGCCGCAGACATGATGGAAATGCTGCACAGTCCGAAAACAAACGGCAATTTGAGCTTGACATTGACCGCATAGGAAAGGGTGAAGACTCACGTACCACCCTGATGATCAAAAACATACCAAACAA GTACAACTGTAAGTTGCTTTTGGCTGTGATTGATGAGAACCACCGTGGAACCTATGATTTCATCTATCTTCcaattgattttaag AACAAGTGTAACGTGGGCTATGCTTTTATCAATATGACTGATCCACAGCACATAATTCCATTTTATAAG ACATTTAATGGCAAGAAATGGGAAAAGTTCAACAGTGAAAAGGTGGCATCGCTGGCATATGCCCGTATTCAGGGAAGGAGTGCTTTGATTGCGCACTTTCAGAATTCGAGCCTGATGAATGAAGACAAATGGTGTCGACCTATGCTTTTCCACAAAGATGGTCCAAATGCAGGAGATCAG GAGCCTTTTCCTGTGGGGAACAATGTCCGGTCCAGGGCTGGGAGAAATAGGTCAGTCATCAGCTTGGACGCTAAAGATGGAAATCCATCAACCTCCCCAAACCAAGAAACCAATTCTCATTCTGTTGGCAACGCCGAGTCCGACCTTGGAGCAAACCTAAACCACTAA
- the LOC102707490 gene encoding vacuolar protein sorting-associated protein 60.2-like, translated as MKKIFGAKKNQEPPPTLQDATDRIGKRGDSVDEKIKKLDAELARYKEQIKKTRPGPAQEAIKARAMRILKQRRMYEGQRDMLYNQTYNLDQVAFASEGLKDAQQTMSAMKAANKELKGMMKTVKLEDIDSMQDEMMDLMDVSNEIQETLGRSYNVPDDIDEEELMGELDALEADMDFESNSVPSYLQPDKESDLDSELNLPAAPMGHTPAPPNRQQEDELGLPTVPQASIRS; from the exons atgAAGAAGATCTTCGGTGCCAAGAAGAACCAGGAACCCCCGCCCACCCTCCAGGATGCCACCGATCGG ATCGGCAAGAGGGGCGACTCCGTGGACGAGAAGATCAAGAAGCTCGATGCGGAGCTCGCCCGCTACAAGGAGCAAATCAAGAAGACCAGGCCTGGCCCCGCCCAGGAAGCCATCAAAGCACGCGCCATGAGGATCCTCAAGCAGCGAAGAAT GTATGAAGGACAGCGTGATATGCTGTACAACCAAACATATAACCTTGACCAAGTAGCTTTTGCATCAGAGGGACTTAAAGATGCTCAGCAAACG ATGAGTGCAATGAAGGCAGCTAATAAAGAGCTGAAAGGGATGATGAAAACGGTCAAGCTTGAAGATATAGAC AGCATGCAAGACGAGATGATGGATCTTATGGATGTTAGCAATGAAATACAAGAAACTCTCGGCAGAAGCTACAATGTCCCTGATGACATCGACGAGGAAGAACTTATGGGGG AGCTTGATGCTTTGGAAGCTGACATGGACTTTGAATCAAATTCAGTCCCCTCATACCTTCAACCAGACAAGGAATCAGATCTAGATTCTGAGCTTAACTTGCCTGCTGCACCAATGGGTCACACACCCGCCCCACCAAACCGGCAGCAG GAGGATGAACTTGGATTGCCAACAGTGCCACAAGCATCGATCCGTAGTTGA
- the LOC102706385 gene encoding transcription factor bHLH77-like isoform X1, which yields MESFCEAVHQLHDQSSSSSSSLLPCCFLSAPQPLPFPGFPAGNNLEEPAPAAAAMAAYESSSCSTLDPTSTPIMMYSPMVLQPQESPLSFENAVPGDKKWMPGIQGSCTCSLGSTQEMDGSWGKSRKHRRSNVGVKGLEEKKARRVVVQQHGDDAKAKEAGGEPPAPAGYIHVRARRGQATDSHSLAERVRREKISERMKMLQSLVPGCDKVTGKALMLDEIISYVQSLQNQVEFLSMKLASLSPMMYYEFGPGIGMYPDVLPQYLTCVLKLAKMPHEQLVQCMGQGDQMGSTGGVPGGISLSLPAQGGPTGFAQDQDGSSNSNHMNALVMQVGEQGQQGPLHQVQMSSLCFFQ from the exons ATGGAGAGCTTCTGTGAGGCTGTGCATCAGCTGCATGAccaatcctcctcctcctcctcctcacttCTCCCCTGCTGCTTCCTTTCTGCTCCTCAGCCTCTTCCTTTCCCAGGCTTCCCTGCCGGCAACAACCTTGAAGAGCCagcgccagcagcagcagccatggcGGCCTATgagagcagcagctgcagcaccCTTGATCCAACCTCAACGCCAATCATGATGTACTCACCAATGGTGCTGCAGCCGCAGGAGAGCCCTCTATCCTTTGAAAATGCTGTTCCCGGCGACAAGAAATGGATGCCTGGCATTCAAGGAAGCTGCACTTGTTCATTGGGCTCAACTCAAGAGATG GATGGAAGTTGGGGCAAGAGTAGAAAGCACAGGAGGAGCAATGTGGGTGTGAAGGGACTTGAGGAGAAAAAGGCAAGAAGGGTGGTGGTACAACAACATGGTGATGATGCAAAGGCCAAGGAGGCAGGTGGGGAGCCACCAGCACCAGCTGGGTACATTCATGTGAGGGCAAGGAGAGGCCAAGCCACAGACAGCCACAGCCTTGCTGAGAGG GTGAGAAGGGAGAAAATCAGTGAGAGGATGAAGATGCTACAAAGCCTGGTTCCTGGCTGTGACAAGGTTACAGGGAAAGCCCTCATGCTAGATGAGATCATCAGCTATGTGCAATCTTTGCAGAACCAAGTTGAG TTTCTGTCCATGAAGCTGGCCTCCCTTAGCCCTATGATGTACTATGAGTTTGGACCGGGCATTGGCATGTATCCAGATGTTCTTCCACAG TACCTTACTTGTGTGCTTAAGCTTGCAAAGATGCCGCATGAGCAGCTGGTGCAGTGCATGGGCCAAGGAGACCAAATGGGCAGTACAGGGGGTGTACCAGGAGGCATCTCACTCTCACTCCCAGCTCAAGGAGGACCCACAGGCTTTGCTCAG GATCAGGatggcagcagcaacagcaaccaCATGAACGCGCTGGTGATGCAAGTTGGAGAGCAAGGGCAACAGGGCCCTCTTCACCAGGTCCAGATGAGCAGCCTCTGCTTCTTCCAGTAG
- the LOC102706385 gene encoding transcription factor bHLH77-like isoform X2, producing the protein MESFCEAVHQLHDQSSSSSSSLLPCCFLSAPQPLPFPGFPAGNNLEEPAPAAAAMAAYESSSCSTLDPTSTPIMMYSPMVLQPQESPLSFENAVPGDKKWMPGIQGSCTCSLGSTQEMDGSWGKSRKHRRSNVGVKGLEEKKARRVVVQQHGDDAKAKEAGGEPPAPAGYIHVRARRGQATDSHSLAERVRREKISERMKMLQSLVPGCDKVTGKALMLDEIISYVQSLQNQVEFLSMKLASLSPMMYYEFGPGIGMYPDVLPQLAKMPHEQLVQCMGQGDQMGSTGGVPGGISLSLPAQGGPTGFAQDQDGSSNSNHMNALVMQVGEQGQQGPLHQVQMSSLCFFQ; encoded by the exons ATGGAGAGCTTCTGTGAGGCTGTGCATCAGCTGCATGAccaatcctcctcctcctcctcctcacttCTCCCCTGCTGCTTCCTTTCTGCTCCTCAGCCTCTTCCTTTCCCAGGCTTCCCTGCCGGCAACAACCTTGAAGAGCCagcgccagcagcagcagccatggcGGCCTATgagagcagcagctgcagcaccCTTGATCCAACCTCAACGCCAATCATGATGTACTCACCAATGGTGCTGCAGCCGCAGGAGAGCCCTCTATCCTTTGAAAATGCTGTTCCCGGCGACAAGAAATGGATGCCTGGCATTCAAGGAAGCTGCACTTGTTCATTGGGCTCAACTCAAGAGATG GATGGAAGTTGGGGCAAGAGTAGAAAGCACAGGAGGAGCAATGTGGGTGTGAAGGGACTTGAGGAGAAAAAGGCAAGAAGGGTGGTGGTACAACAACATGGTGATGATGCAAAGGCCAAGGAGGCAGGTGGGGAGCCACCAGCACCAGCTGGGTACATTCATGTGAGGGCAAGGAGAGGCCAAGCCACAGACAGCCACAGCCTTGCTGAGAGG GTGAGAAGGGAGAAAATCAGTGAGAGGATGAAGATGCTACAAAGCCTGGTTCCTGGCTGTGACAAGGTTACAGGGAAAGCCCTCATGCTAGATGAGATCATCAGCTATGTGCAATCTTTGCAGAACCAAGTTGAG TTTCTGTCCATGAAGCTGGCCTCCCTTAGCCCTATGATGTACTATGAGTTTGGACCGGGCATTGGCATGTATCCAGATGTTCTTCCACAG CTTGCAAAGATGCCGCATGAGCAGCTGGTGCAGTGCATGGGCCAAGGAGACCAAATGGGCAGTACAGGGGGTGTACCAGGAGGCATCTCACTCTCACTCCCAGCTCAAGGAGGACCCACAGGCTTTGCTCAG GATCAGGatggcagcagcaacagcaaccaCATGAACGCGCTGGTGATGCAAGTTGGAGAGCAAGGGCAACAGGGCCCTCTTCACCAGGTCCAGATGAGCAGCCTCTGCTTCTTCCAGTAG
- the LOC102707770 gene encoding translocon-associated protein subunit beta-like: MTMMRSLLLLLVALAASAAAASAVQDAPFVVAHKKVALSRPGPGVERLAVTLDLYNQGSVTAYDVSLNDDSWPQEAFQLISGTTSKIVDKLDPGATASHNFILETKTQGKFQGSPAIIRYRVPTKAALQEAYSTPMFPLDILAERPPQQKFEWAKRLVGKYGPLVSVVSFVGVFVYLVASPSKSAAAKSKKKR; this comes from the exons ATGACGATGATGCgatctctcctcctcctcctcgtggcgctcgccgcctccgccgccgccgcctccgccgtgcaGGATGCGCCCTTCGTCGTAGCGCACAAGAAGGTCGCGCTGTCCCGCCCCGGCCCCGGCGTCGagcgcctcgccgtcaccctCGACCTCTACAACCAGGGTTCCGT GACCGCCTATGATGTTAGCTTGAACGATGACTCTTGGCCACAGGAAGCGTTTCAACTTATCTCTGGAACCACTTCAAAGATTGTTGACAAACTTGATCC CGGTGCTACTGCTTCCCACAACTTCATCTTGGAGACCAAAACGCAGGGCAAGTTTCAAGGCTCTCCTGCCATTATCAGATACCGTGTTCCCACAAAGGCTGCACTTCag GAGGCCTACTCAACGCCCATGTTTCCCCTTGATATTCTTGCTGAGAGACCTCCACaacagaaatttgaatgg GCTAAG AGACTTGTTGGGAAATATGGGCCACTGGTATCTGTCGTCTCCTTTGTCGGTGTGTTTGTCTACCTGGTTGCAAGCCCATCAAAATCCGCTGCTGCAAAAAGCAAGAAGAAGCGCTAA